From Haloglomus litoreum, the proteins below share one genomic window:
- a CDS encoding metal-dependent transcriptional regulator, with amino-acid sequence MSGRDEYVLALYIAEHQGDPPVSPGRVAERLGRSPATASEMFRKLGEDGLVDYEPYEGVALTDAGRARAEELHETYVLLSWFFRSVLDLDDHEGKAMEMAAVMDHEVAAELVETLPYDAEVPSGLDGPVAVGEDDTEE; translated from the coding sequence ATGAGCGGGCGGGACGAGTACGTGCTGGCGCTGTACATCGCCGAGCACCAGGGCGACCCGCCGGTTTCGCCCGGGCGGGTGGCCGAGCGGCTCGGCCGGTCGCCGGCGACGGCCTCGGAGATGTTCCGCAAGCTCGGCGAGGACGGGCTGGTCGACTACGAACCGTACGAGGGCGTCGCGCTCACCGACGCGGGCCGGGCCCGCGCCGAGGAGCTGCACGAGACGTACGTCCTGCTCTCGTGGTTCTTCCGGAGCGTGCTCGACCTCGACGACCACGAGGGGAAGGCGATGGAGATGGCCGCGGTGATGGACCACGAGGTCGCGGCCGAACTGGTCGAGACGCTGCCGTACGACGCGGAGGTCCCGTCGGGGCTGGATGGGCCCGTCGCCGTCGGGGAGGACGACACTGAGGAGTAG
- a CDS encoding FecCD family ABC transporter permease: MATETREVLGREVGWLDRSLAVTCAAGLVVTVLAGLVQVRFGAYDMTFWQVVGAVFDPLVWFRPNVLASFVLGDGLASALGFRTEFDLPTTTLIVWNVRLPRVLVGALVGLNLALSGAVFQAVTRNELASPFILGVSSGAGFAVLLTLVVFANFAALLPLTAALGGTVAFLVVYAIAWQGGTSPVRLVLAGVIVGTVLNSMQTALFFFASDLGTVQAAIAWTTGSLTGVDWEQVRMILPPTLLVLPGAVLGARYLNVLLLGESTASALGMRVERARFLLSALAILAAAAAVAVAGIVGFVGLIVPHMVRTVVGSDYRRLMVGCAFVGPALLVAADLGARLAFQFATGAPIQLPVGIVTGLVGGPYFLYLMRREQNLGDL; the protein is encoded by the coding sequence ATGGCGACTGAGACACGCGAGGTGCTGGGTCGCGAGGTCGGCTGGCTGGACCGCTCGCTCGCGGTGACCTGTGCGGCGGGGCTCGTCGTCACCGTGCTGGCGGGGCTGGTGCAGGTCCGCTTCGGCGCCTACGACATGACGTTCTGGCAGGTCGTCGGCGCCGTCTTCGACCCGCTGGTGTGGTTTCGGCCGAACGTGCTGGCGTCGTTCGTCCTCGGTGACGGCCTGGCGAGCGCGCTCGGCTTCCGGACGGAGTTCGACCTGCCGACGACGACGCTCATCGTCTGGAACGTCCGCCTGCCGCGCGTCCTCGTGGGCGCGCTGGTCGGCCTGAACCTGGCGCTCTCGGGCGCGGTGTTCCAGGCGGTCACGCGCAACGAACTCGCGAGCCCGTTCATCCTCGGCGTCTCCTCGGGGGCCGGCTTCGCCGTCCTGCTGACGCTGGTCGTCTTCGCCAACTTCGCCGCGCTCCTCCCGCTGACGGCGGCGCTCGGCGGTACCGTCGCCTTCCTCGTCGTCTACGCCATCGCGTGGCAGGGCGGCACCTCCCCCGTCCGCCTCGTCCTGGCGGGCGTCATCGTCGGGACCGTCCTCAACTCGATGCAGACGGCGCTGTTCTTCTTCGCCTCGGACCTGGGCACGGTGCAGGCGGCCATCGCGTGGACCACGGGGTCGCTGACCGGCGTCGACTGGGAGCAGGTCCGGATGATTCTCCCACCGACGCTGCTCGTGCTGCCCGGCGCCGTCCTGGGCGCGCGCTACCTGAACGTCCTCCTCCTGGGCGAGTCGACCGCGAGCGCGCTCGGGATGCGCGTCGAGCGCGCGCGCTTCCTCCTCTCGGCGCTGGCCATCCTCGCGGCCGCGGCCGCGGTCGCCGTCGCGGGCATCGTCGGCTTCGTCGGCCTCATCGTCCCGCACATGGTCCGCACCGTGGTCGGGAGTGACTACCGCCGGCTGATGGTCGGCTGTGCGTTCGTCGGCCCGGCGCTCCTCGTCGCGGCCGACCTGGGTGCGCGCCTGGCCTTCCAGTTCGCCACGGGCGCGCCCATCCAGCTCCCGGTCGGCATCGTCACCGGCCTCGTCGGCGGGCCGTACTTCCTCTACCTGATGCGGCGGGAGCAGAACCTGGGTGACCTCTGA
- a CDS encoding ABC transporter substrate-binding protein: MPRRPTRRDVLGAGAAAGAGLLAGCTSDGDGGSGDGSSDPTATETDTSYTAELFPVGEVEFESVPESLTTYNMGWADMVVSLGQATKLRTNRLSAPTLFYDRFDIDYDTDYAALWQNGGWSKEVMYDRDPDVFLFDPNLLEQWDDNWAAEDTEELRSNVAPFFGCHNRRIRGDWQMELGYPEQAPTMLEAFQKVGTVLDEEARAQAWLDLHADLQSNLQDRLPDDAESPSIALINSGSSPEKGKFYVLNLAQDGYEMKPYRDLGLVDADAFEGVETGQYGETDYETLLEVDPDAIVVHWGITTGSVTFDGDGAFDAAEFQKRFVTPMEESSAGSDLTAVQEGRVLPGPTAEQGPLVNAFQTELTARLFFPETFGELDLDAPLDVPEEEQLFDRQRVADILDGKV, encoded by the coding sequence ATGCCACGACGACCGACGCGGCGCGACGTACTGGGCGCGGGAGCAGCGGCGGGTGCGGGTCTGCTCGCGGGCTGTACGAGCGATGGCGACGGCGGCTCCGGCGACGGTTCCAGCGACCCGACGGCCACCGAGACGGACACCTCCTACACGGCCGAGTTGTTCCCCGTCGGCGAGGTGGAGTTCGAGTCCGTCCCGGAGTCGCTGACGACGTACAACATGGGCTGGGCGGACATGGTCGTCTCGCTCGGGCAGGCCACCAAGCTCCGGACGAACCGGCTGAGCGCGCCCACACTGTTCTACGACCGGTTCGACATCGACTACGACACCGACTACGCGGCGCTCTGGCAGAACGGCGGCTGGTCGAAGGAGGTCATGTACGACCGCGACCCCGACGTGTTCCTCTTCGACCCGAACCTCCTCGAACAGTGGGACGACAACTGGGCGGCCGAGGACACCGAGGAGCTCCGGTCGAACGTCGCCCCCTTCTTCGGCTGCCACAACCGCCGCATCCGCGGCGACTGGCAGATGGAACTGGGCTACCCCGAGCAGGCGCCGACGATGCTGGAGGCGTTCCAGAAGGTCGGCACGGTCCTCGACGAGGAGGCGCGCGCCCAGGCGTGGCTCGACCTCCACGCGGACCTGCAGTCGAACCTGCAGGACCGCCTGCCCGACGACGCCGAGTCGCCGTCCATCGCGCTGATCAACAGCGGCTCCAGTCCAGAGAAGGGGAAGTTCTACGTCCTCAACCTGGCCCAGGACGGTTACGAGATGAAGCCGTACCGCGACCTCGGGCTGGTCGACGCGGACGCGTTCGAGGGCGTCGAGACCGGCCAGTACGGCGAGACCGACTACGAGACCCTGCTGGAGGTCGACCCCGACGCCATCGTGGTCCACTGGGGCATCACGACGGGCTCGGTGACCTTCGACGGCGACGGCGCGTTCGACGCGGCCGAGTTCCAGAAGCGGTTCGTCACGCCGATGGAGGAGTCCAGCGCCGGCAGCGACCTCACCGCGGTCCAGGAGGGGCGCGTGCTGCCGGGTCCCACCGCCGAACAGGGGCCGCTCGTCAACGCCTTCCAGACCGAACTGACCGCGCGCCTGTTCTTCCCCGAGACGTTCGGCGAACTCGACCTCGACGCGCCGCTGGACGTGCCCGAGGAGGAGCAGCTGTTCGACCGCCAGCGGGTGGCGGATATCCTCGACGGGAAGGTCTGA
- a CDS encoding ABC transporter substrate-binding protein, with translation MTGDDTGTTAAPTRETPTRRALLGAGATAGAGLLAGCTDSLVGTGGSGDPTASPTDSSYTVSMAPVGQVAFDAVPEDVMVYSLLYADMAVAFGHGDAVNSLGFDAAAGGNTLDAYYERLPGVSFEYEDLTQLNSGSGDIRVDQELLYELDSDLHLADPCLFRSFDGWGAADIEAIREQVGPWFGNVYSRNHGQPPEGCREGYEYYTLPELAGRVGAVFRESERAAALQSVREDLLATIEDGLPPEDERPTVGAVIFSQGTFYPSNINSTGFANAHVRPLGAVDAFDDVDYDTTYGYEGLLEIDPDVILHQFGIASYYDVGSIRETVANDEVGAELAAIRNDRFYPSGTPTQGPLMNLFQLEMTAKQLYPEQFGAWPGYEAGAPYPELPEGERLFDRERVASIVRGEP, from the coding sequence ATGACGGGCGACGACACCGGAACGACGGCAGCACCGACCCGCGAGACACCGACCCGCCGCGCCCTGCTCGGTGCGGGCGCCACGGCGGGCGCGGGCCTGCTCGCGGGCTGTACAGACTCGCTGGTCGGTACCGGCGGCTCCGGCGACCCGACCGCGAGCCCGACCGACAGCTCGTACACGGTATCGATGGCTCCCGTCGGCCAGGTCGCCTTCGATGCCGTCCCCGAGGACGTGATGGTGTACAGCCTGCTGTACGCGGACATGGCGGTCGCGTTCGGCCACGGCGACGCGGTGAACTCGCTGGGGTTCGACGCGGCGGCCGGCGGCAACACGCTGGACGCCTACTACGAGCGGCTCCCGGGCGTCTCGTTCGAGTACGAGGACCTCACCCAGCTCAACAGCGGCTCCGGCGACATCCGCGTCGACCAGGAGCTGCTGTACGAACTCGACAGCGACCTCCACCTCGCGGACCCATGCCTGTTCCGCTCGTTCGACGGGTGGGGTGCCGCCGACATCGAGGCCATCCGCGAGCAGGTCGGGCCCTGGTTCGGCAACGTCTACAGCCGGAACCACGGCCAGCCGCCCGAGGGCTGCCGCGAGGGGTACGAGTACTACACCCTGCCCGAACTCGCCGGGCGCGTGGGGGCGGTGTTCCGCGAATCCGAGCGCGCCGCGGCACTCCAGTCGGTCAGGGAGGACCTGCTGGCGACCATCGAGGACGGCCTCCCGCCAGAGGACGAGCGCCCGACGGTCGGCGCGGTCATCTTCTCGCAGGGGACGTTCTACCCGTCGAACATCAATTCGACGGGGTTCGCGAACGCCCACGTCCGGCCGCTGGGTGCCGTCGACGCGTTCGACGATGTGGACTACGACACCACCTACGGCTACGAGGGGCTGCTGGAGATAGACCCCGACGTCATCCTCCACCAGTTCGGCATCGCCTCCTACTACGACGTGGGGAGCATCCGCGAGACGGTCGCGAACGACGAGGTGGGGGCGGAGCTCGCGGCCATCCGGAACGACCGGTTCTACCCCTCGGGCACCCCGACGCAGGGGCCGCTGATGAACCTGTTCCAGCTGGAGATGACCGCCAAGCAGCTCTACCCCGAGCAGTTCGGCGCGTGGCCCGGCTACGAGGCCGGGGCGCCGTACCCTGAACTCCCCGAGGGCGAACGGCTGTTCGACCGCGAGCGCGTGGCGAGCATCGTCCGGGGGGAACCCTGA
- a CDS encoding ABC transporter substrate-binding protein, with protein MADHSGRGVSRRDVLTTGAGVAGATLLAGCSEGFGGTGGGDGGDGGDTYTVSMAPTGEVSFDRPPESVAHYFPGYADMAVAVGHADSVNSVGVVSRYHVDHYDELDGVSIDKSSLTELVGESGIDKELLYDLDSDLHMIDPEWLVNNGFFGFEQADIEELSENVAPFLGNSIFRRTDKWHDYRFYTLYEAFGKVAKAHQEEERYESFRAFHDDFLAALQASLPSADARPNGLLCFAGSDEPEAFSPYRLTDKGTNKKPFRDLGIPDALAGTGIEGLSTTERGQIDYEAMLQVDPDALFVRGHEDKSRGEFEDTVVAFMEQHDTASELTAVQENRVLRGGPIYLGPIQHLFVTERLALELFPDTYSGELFDRDELAGIITGDK; from the coding sequence ATGGCAGACCACAGCGGTCGCGGCGTGTCGCGCAGGGACGTGCTGACAACCGGTGCCGGCGTCGCCGGCGCAACGCTGCTCGCGGGCTGTTCGGAGGGGTTCGGTGGAACCGGCGGCGGTGACGGTGGCGACGGTGGCGACACCTACACCGTCTCGATGGCGCCGACCGGCGAGGTGTCGTTCGACCGGCCGCCGGAGTCCGTGGCCCACTACTTCCCCGGCTACGCCGACATGGCCGTCGCGGTGGGCCACGCGGACAGCGTCAACTCCGTCGGCGTGGTGAGCCGCTACCACGTCGACCACTACGACGAACTCGACGGGGTCTCCATCGACAAGTCGTCGCTGACGGAACTCGTCGGCGAGAGCGGCATCGACAAGGAGCTGCTCTACGACCTCGACAGCGACCTCCACATGATCGACCCGGAGTGGCTGGTCAACAACGGCTTCTTCGGGTTCGAGCAGGCGGACATCGAGGAGCTGTCCGAGAACGTGGCCCCGTTCCTCGGCAACAGCATCTTCCGCCGGACGGACAAGTGGCACGACTACCGCTTCTATACCCTGTACGAGGCGTTCGGGAAGGTCGCCAAGGCCCATCAGGAGGAGGAGCGCTACGAGTCCTTCCGCGCGTTCCACGACGACTTCCTCGCGGCGCTGCAGGCGTCGCTGCCGAGCGCCGACGCCCGCCCGAACGGACTGCTCTGCTTCGCCGGCTCCGACGAACCCGAGGCGTTCAGCCCCTACCGGCTCACCGACAAGGGGACCAACAAGAAGCCGTTCCGCGACCTGGGTATCCCGGACGCGCTCGCCGGGACCGGCATCGAGGGGCTCTCGACGACCGAGCGCGGGCAGATTGACTACGAGGCGATGCTCCAGGTCGACCCGGACGCGCTGTTCGTCCGCGGCCACGAGGACAAGAGCCGCGGGGAGTTCGAGGACACCGTCGTCGCGTTCATGGAACAGCACGATACTGCCAGCGAGCTGACCGCGGTGCAGGAGAACCGGGTGCTCCGCGGCGGCCCCATCTACCTCGGGCCCATCCAGCACCTGTTCGTCACCGAACGGCTGGCGCTGGAGCTGTTCCCGGACACCTACTCCGGCGAGCTGTTCGACCGGGATGAATTGGCGGGTATCATCACGGGAGATAAGTAA
- a CDS encoding DUF7552 domain-containing protein: MPDDAAAALTRARERVEELADPDGAFAVACAETGVRPPPVWGSRFPSFEAAERARDAAVAYREALRELDPYCEQYDLVVCEETDSSLGFASVRETTAGRRANGLPRTRRTVTLAGDGRDEWLRVENAPIVDLVGPEALLDDEVVERQLRTMGGER, from the coding sequence ATGCCCGACGACGCGGCAGCGGCACTGACCCGGGCCCGCGAGCGGGTCGAGGAACTGGCCGACCCCGACGGCGCGTTCGCGGTCGCCTGCGCGGAGACGGGCGTGCGGCCGCCGCCGGTCTGGGGCTCGCGCTTCCCGTCGTTCGAGGCCGCCGAACGCGCCCGCGACGCCGCGGTCGCCTACCGCGAGGCGCTCCGTGAACTCGACCCCTATTGCGAGCAGTACGACCTCGTGGTCTGCGAGGAGACCGACTCCTCGCTCGGCTTCGCCAGCGTCCGCGAGACGACGGCCGGCCGCCGGGCCAACGGCCTCCCCCGGACCCGCCGGACCGTCACGCTGGCGGGCGACGGCCGCGACGAGTGGCTCCGCGTCGAGAACGCGCCCATCGTCGACCTCGTCGGGCCCGAGGCGCTGCTCGACGACGAGGTGGTCGAGCGGCAGCTCCGGACGATGGGGGGCGAGCGATGA